The nucleotide window CATTCTACACACCCGCCCTCAAGCAACTTTGCCCGGTCGAGGCCTACATCAACTGGATCACCGTGTCAGGTATCGTGGACGGGCCTGTATTCCGCAAGCTCGATCGCTGGGGGAATCTTTCCGACAGAGGCTTCAGGGCCAGCAGCTTGATTCCCCTGCTGCGCCGGATTCAAACATCAAAAGGTAATACCGCGCTCAGCCCAGCACCGGGATCACTCGCGAGGGCTTAACCGATTTGAACGAAAAACTTGAATAAATCTCTTTGACCGCCGGCAAGGTTTGCAGCACCTCTCGCGCAAACTCGCCGAAAGACTCCAGGTCTTTGGCCACCACTTCCAGTAGAAAATCGTAGCGTCCGGAAACGTTGTGACAGGCGACGATCTCCGGGATTTCCAATAGGCGCTGTTCGAAGGATCGAGCCATTTCCTGACTGTGGGACTCCATCATCACGCTAACAAATGCGGTGACGCCGTAGCCGAGTGCCTTGGGCGAAAGAATCGCCTGGTAGCCGGTAATCACTGCGTTCTCTTCAAGAATTTTCACCCGTCGCCAACACGGCGAAGTGGTCAGCGCCACATGTTCGGCCAGTTCGGCGATGGTCAGCCGGGCGTTGCCTTGCAGGGCCGCGAGTAAGGCCTTGTCGGTACGATCCAGCTCGCCGGGCATGTCTTGCCTCCAAATTGTGTTTTTCGGAGCCTTTATTCCAATTTATGGGTTATTTCTGGGTCAATTTGGAATTTTTCTCGTTGAAATTGAGCATAGCATTGTAGGAAATACAGGAGCGTCCAACATGAACAATAAAAACAATGAACTGGGCTTTTCCACCCGCGCCATCCATCACGGCTATAAGCCGCTGGACAACAACGGCGCGCTGATCCCGCCGATCTACCTGACCTCCACGTTCGCCTTCCCTACCGCCGAGTACGGCGCCGGTTGTTTCGCCGGCGAAGAATCCGGGCATTTTTACACGCGGATCTCCAACCCCACATTGGCTCTGTTGGAGTCACGCATGGCGGCTTTGGAAAACGGCGAGGCGGCGGTGGCCTTCAGCTCCGGCATGGGAGCCATTGCCGCGACCTTTTGGACCCTGCTGCGCCCCGGTGACGAGATCATTCTCAACCGTACATTGTACGGTTGCACCTTCGCCCTGCTGCACCACGGTATCGGCGAGTTTGGCGTCAAGGTGCGCCATGTTGACATGTCCAACCTGGCCGAACTGCGCGATGCCATCAGTCCTTCGACGCGCATGATCTATTTCGAATCCCCGGCCAATCCGAACATGCAGTTGGTCGACATCTGCGCGGTGGCTAAGATTGCCCACCATCATCGGAATGTCACCTTGGTGGTCGATAACACCTACTGCACTCCATACCTGCAACGCCCCTTGGAAATGGGTGCGGATGTAGTGGTGCATTCGGCCACCAAGTACCTCAGTGGCCATGGCGATATCACGGCTGGCATCGTGGTTACCAGTCATCCACTGGCGGACCGCATTCGCCTGCAAGGCCTCAAGGACCTGACCGGTGCGGTAATGTCGCCTCAGGACGCTTTTCTGCTGATGCGCGGGCTCAAGACCCTGTCACTGCGCATGGAGCGCCATTGTAGCAACGCCCAGGTGATCGCCGAATATTTACACGCGCACCCGGCCGTCGAATGGGTCACTTACCCCGGCCTGCCCTCCTTTGCTCAGTACGACCTGGCGTCGAGGCAAATGAAGTTGCCCGGGGGCATGATCGCCTTCGAACTCAAGGGCGGCCTGACCACCGGCCGGCGTTTCATGAACGCACTGGAGTTGTTCGCCCGCGCGGTCAGCCTGGGAGACGCCGAGTCCCTGGCCCAGCATCCAGCCAGCATGACCCATTCCACCTACACGCCTGAAGAGCGTGCGCACCACGGGATTTCCGAGGGGTTGGTGCGTTTGTCGGTGGGCCTTGAAGACATCGCGGACCTGCTGGCCGACATCACCCAAGCTCTGGATGCCTGTGCTCAAGGAGGTTGAACATGTCCACCGCTTATCCCCTCGTGGATTGTCGCGCCGTTGAGCATGGCGCCCAACCGAACTGCGTGATCATTTTTCCGCAGCATAGTTGACCAATGCACCGCACCCTGTGCACTATCGAGCAATACCTCTTCGCAACGAATCAACCATGACTCTCACCACTGACCACATGCACTCCGCCAAGGGCCTCTGCGCCCAGGCATGCGCATGCGTGTCCGTTGCCAAGAAATCCAAGAAACAGCCGCTCATTTGACCGGGGCGCTGTCCCGTCAGATGAGCTGACAGGACAGATAGCGCCAGGTCTCCTCCCCCCGCTTGATTCCCATCCCCTCCTCTGACGTTGACTAATCGGTCTGCCTGAGGAGTAAAGCATGTCTAATTTCCGCGGTATCTGGGTTGCACTGGCCACTCCCTTTCATTCGGGACACGTCGACTTCGACGCGCTCGAAGGTTTGGTGAAAACGCTCCTTTCTGAAGGCGTGAGGGGCCTGGTCGTATGCGGCACCACTGGTGAAGCCGCAGCAATGAACAAGGATGAGCAGCTCGAGGTATTGGATGCGGTTCTGCAGATCGCTCGACCTGACCAAGTGATCATGGGGCTGTCGGCCAACAACCTGCAGGAAGTCCAGGCATTCCAGCAAAAGATCCAGAGCCGTGACATCGCCGGTATTCTGGTTCCAGCGCCCTACTACATCCGACCTTCACAGCAAGGCATCGAGTCATTCTTCCAAACAGTCGCTGATGCCTCATCTGTCCCAGTGGTCCTTTACGACATCCCCTACCGAACAGGCGTGAGGATCGAGCGAGAGACGCTGAGAAGGATTGTGCGTCACCCAAAAATCGCAGCGGTCAAGGACTGCAGTGGTGATGTCGAAACCACCATGGCCCTGATCGAGGACGGCAATGCAGAGATTCTGACTGGCGAGGATATCCAGATCTTCACAAACCTCGCCCTGGGCGGAGCCGGCGCGATTTCAGCCTCGGCACACATTCGCCCAAATCTGTATGTCCAGATGATGCAGGAGATGGATAGAGGCGATGTCATATGCGCCCGGGCTACATTTTACCGTCTCCTGCCTTGGATAAAGATGGCGTTTGCTGAGCCCAACCCAGCTGTCATCAAAGCAGCTCTGAGCGTCCACGGCCTGATCAACAACGAGCTTCGTGAGCCCATGCAAACTTGCTCATCAACGACGATGGAGCGACTCAGATCTGTGCTTTCAGATTTGACCTGTCAAAGCGCATAGGTCGGGCGGCGATCTCATGGGTGTGGTGCTACGCCCTAGAACCACCACACCCTAAGCGTCGTGCAGTTTTGGCGTTAATCAGGCTCAGCCAGCGTAGTGAATAGCCATGTGACGAGTTACTGCCGCATGAGTGACAGCCGGCGTAATCAGGCAAGGCGGGGTCGCCGTTCCTTTACTTCAGATCACACAGAACACGATATCATTGTGCCTTCATTGGGTATGCAACACCTGGCTCTGCCCTTTCGATCAGAAACCCGTTCCAGGTGATTAGGAATAATGGAATATGCAAAGCTGGAAAATCAGGACACATCTCCTATTGCTCACTAGCTCGTTACTGTTTGGTTTGTTGTGTGTCGGCGGCCTCGGACTCTTTGGGATGCAATCCGCTGTACGCAGCCTGGAGACAGTCTATCTCGATCGAGTCGTACCCCTTAGAGACTTGAAAAAAATTGCTGACCTATACGCCGTGGACATCGTCGATGCTACCCACAAGACGCGGAACGGCACCTTTACCAAAGCCGAATCGCTGACCCGTATAGAGCAAGCCCAGCGGGAAATCGATCAAACATGGCAAGCCTATAAATCGACGGAACTGATCCCGGCAGAAACGCATCTGATCGCGCAAATCGAGCCACTGATGGACGCCTCCCGCGGGCCATTGCAAAACCTGCAGAGCATGTTGCGTCAGAACGACGATGCCGGTATCGCGCGCTTTGCGACCGATCAGTTGTATCCACTGATTGACCCCTTATCAGCCAAATTCTCCGAGCTGATCGAAGTGCAACTGGTCGAAGCCAAAAGCCAGTTCGATCAGCAGCAGATCGCCTACACCTTTTATCTCAAACTCAGCCTGTTGATTCTGGTCTTGGCGCTGGCCACCGGTGCGGCCTACGGGTTGTACTTTTCCAGGCTATTGAGCCGCCAACTCGGTGCTGAACCCACAGAACTCGCCGCCATCAGCTCGAACATAGCCCAAGGAAAACTGGCCAGTACACAGCTGGATCAGCAACAGCCATCGACCGGGGTTCTGCACTCCGTTCAGGCTATGCGTCATAGCCTGCGCGAAGTGATCGGCAAGATCGGCCATGCTTCCGAGCAGATCGAGGGTACCACCCTGCAATTGTCGGCTTCTTCCGAACAGGGAATGAGCAGTGCCGCCCTGCAAAGCGAGACAGCTTCGTCCATGGCCGCCACGGTAGAGCAACTTTCCGTGAGCATCACCCATATTGCCGACAACGCAAAACAGGCCCAGAGCACCACGCAGAAAGCGGGACAAATCACCGATGACGGCATGGCGGTGATGCACGAGTCCATTCAGGAAATGGGATACATTGCCGATCTGGTTGCGCAAAGCTCATCCGATATCGATCAGTTGGCTATTCAGTCGAGCGACATCAGCCTGATTGTCGGTGTGATCCGGGGCATCGCTGAACAGACCAATCTTCTTGCGTTGAATGCCGCCATCGAAGCGGCCCGAGCCGGCGAACAAGGACGAGGTTTTGCCGTAGTAGCAGACGAAGTTCGCGGCCTGGCTGCTCGTACCGCTCAATCCACCACGGAAATCGTCACGTTGGTCAGCGCGATTCAAAACGGCATGAGCAAAGCCAAAGAGAGCATGGCCGCAGGCTCCGAGCGCGTGACCCATGGCCAGAAACTGGTCGAAAGTGCAGGCGAGTCCATGAGCAGGATCAAGAGCGCGCTGGACGAATCTCTTGCTGCTGTCAGTTTCATTTCGTTGTCGTTGCAGGAACAGCGCGCAGCCAGTGAGCAGGTCGCGTGCAACGTAGAAAAAATGGCACAAAGCGTCGAGGAGAACGCCGCCGCCCAAGGAGGGATCGTGCGAACGACCCAGGAACTCAAGGCGATGTCCAATGGACTGGAAGTGATTCTGCGGCGGTTCAGCGTCTAATCGCAACGACCGCGGGCGGGTAAGAGGCGGGGCTTAGCAATCGGCTAGAGAGTTGAACCTTGAGCAACTACGCCGGCCTAGGAGGCTGGGTTCCCGCTGCCCCGCTCAAAAGTAACCAAGCACCCACTCCTGAACAGCTGGCGTGTCATTTATGTCGCCATCGAAAACATATCGCGGCTCATAACCTTGATTATTCCCCCGCACTCGATCTCTCCAGACCTTCAAGGGCAACCAGAACCGCGCCCCGCTTGGCAAGACCTGAGAGCCAATGTCGATATACAACGTGTCACCACTCGTTGGTAAACCAAAATGGATCGCTCCGGGAACGGCCAGAACCGCATCGGCAAAATCCAGACAGGCACTTGCACAGAATGAATCCGTCACCAGCACAAGCTGGCCTTTGAATGTCTTTGGGTTCGAATCCTTAGAGCGGTCTTGATCGAGCGAAGGCGTTTCTGGCTGTCGTAACCAGTCTTTCCTCTCCACAAGCGCAGCGCTCATCGACTCACGCATACCAGAAACAAACTTGTAGGTGTCGCTGTTTTTTTCGTAACCGTTTTCCATGCTGGCCAACGCGTTATTCAGTGTGGCAAGCGCAAGAGGAGAAACCCGCCACATTGCATACGACCGAGAGGATTGATCCAGGTTTTCGACAAACGGTTCACCCAATAAAGCAGACAAAATTCTTGCCCCGACCAAGCTGTTACCACCGCGATTGCCACGTGTATCAAGTACAACAAGCTTGGCATCATCGATGTGCTTGAGAGCGCCGAGCATTTTTTCGAGGGACGTATTCTCGGCTGCCGAAGGTGCAAAATTCGATGCGTGCACCCAATAGCGCCCGCCTCCGAGGTTCCTCAGGACCTGAGGTGGTTGAGGCTGAGCCAGCAAATTGTTTAGTTGCCCGCGATCCTCCTGCCATGACAACGTAAAGTTTTGCTGCACTCCGTTCGGCAGAACGACCAGGCAATGGCTTGCCCGTTTACGGGCAAGCACTGGATAGTCCGCATCATCAACGGTCAAATGCTTGGCCAAGTAATTCCAGGTGGATTTCAAATCCAGTCGGCGATCTACATAAGGCGATATTTCGTCAGCCAATATCTCGCGGACCGGTTTCCCGTCACACGAGATGACTCTCGAGTCGATTGGAGGCAAAGGGACAGGCCACTCCTTTGCGATACGACTGACGACAAAGTCCTCCCCTCTCCTATCCAGCACGTAACCGGCCCAGGAAGATTTGCCTTTGCTGGATGGATAAACGCCTACATGGCCGTCCTTGAATCCTGAAATATAGAAACCCCGAACGGCTTGAGCATCCCTCTCCGAGCTGACACGCTGGGCCAACTGCTTTGCCTCGCGATAGCCTCGCTCAACCCAGTCAGTAAAACCTTTATTTTCCTGATCTATGGCGCCTGGGTGAGAGGAAACGATCAGTTGGTGAACGGCGGAAAGGTCTCTCACCGTCATGTCGACTAATCCATCCTTGGGCGACTCATCGGCAAACACAGAGCCGACAACCCCGACGCTCAGAACTACAGTCAAAAAACCTTTAACAACATCCATATCAAAACGATCGACCGTGTAAGAGTTTCCATGCCAAAGCTGATTGTACCTATTTGTCTCCTAGAACAACTCCGCGCTTGAAGATCTCCAACGTCTTCGGCCCGATACCGTTAAAACTGAGCAACCACTGCTCAAACTCAGCTACTTCCATTGACCCGCTCTGCAACGCGTTCATTCGAGATTCCAGTTCGGTATCCAGGCCCACACCAAGCTCGTGCAGTCGCCGCGCCGTGGATTCATCGTATCGTGCGTAGCCCGCTTGCCCGAGGAGCCTGACAAGATCTCGATGTGGGCATCGGGCGAGCTTTGCAGGCGTATCCAGGCCATATCGATCAACCAGATTCCGGTACGCCTCAATGGCGACAGAGGAACGAATCCTTTTACCGATCAGAAAACTGGCGAGCAGCCACCGATACACTCCGTGGCCGCTCGGGTTGTCCGTCTCAATACCGAGATCGGCAGTGGAAATTGGGGTCACCCCTTCGATCGCCTGGGGTCAGCGGAACGCGGATAGGTGCGTTCTTCCTCAATGGAGCCGTCGGATTTGTGAATCTTCACCGAGGCGGTTTTGCCATCAAAGAAATCTGTCAGAGCGCTCATCAACTCCTGCTTGGTGGCCGCTTTTTTGGAAGCACGCTCTGCACCGGCTTTCTTCAGTTCCCAGCCATCTGCAGAAGGGCTCAGGTGATAGTTGTCCATTGCCTTGCTCCTCACATTTAAATGGATTCTGCTTCGTCCTGAATATCTTCCTCCGCCTCGGCTGCATCGGTGGCGTCGGCATCGTTCAAGGGCGGTGAAGTGGGCTTTTCCGGATCGTTTATGTAGGGCACGCCGCTAGGGCCGTGCTCTTCATGTCCTTCAGTCTCAGGCTGCATGCTGGTTCTCCTTCATCTTTCTGATAGTGATTGGAGGACAGGCGTGGCGAGGCGTTCAATGCTTTACGAGTTTGCGTTAGCTTTAGCCCGACTACCTGAGATTGAATGAGCAAGGCTTGATCGACACGCTTCGATAAGCTCACGAAAAGCTATGCCGCCATGGTTTCACTGGCTTATTCCATGCAATGTTTGCGACATCTCTTTTCTTACAGAGCCTAGGTAAGACAGGACACTGGAAATCGCTTCTAATGTATTTTTATCCACTTCAATTCCTACTTGCCTTCCTTAAATAGAAGGCGGAAATGCAAAGTGCAAAAAAACCAACGCCACCGAGAATCCAAACACTATCTTTCTTACCTTTAGCCAACCTCTCCTCGGACATCGCTCTACTGATGATCTCTTTACCATCCACCACCAGAACTACTAATTTCCGCTGGCCCAACGCAGGCAAAAACTTTTGCTCATACCAGAAAACACGGGCACGCTTCCCTAACAAATCTGAACTTTTCTGCTTTGTTATGCACGTAGGATAGCCTCCTAAATTTGAAGCACAGGTAAACCGGTATACATTCTCCCCATCGCTGATTTTTGTGATGGCTTTACCCTTAAACCTTTCCTCTGAAAGAACACCTGACGACTCGTTTAATATAACCGGAATGTGTGATATGGACTGATGCCACAAAATAACAATCATAAACCCCAAATAACCAACAAAACTAAAGATGGCAAAATTTCTGTAGGCAACCCTAGATTGATCGGAAATGTTAGTACCCATCTTCTCTCCACCAAAAAATAATTATCTGTTTGCCAGCTCAATCAGGATTGAGCATCGCCCTGAGTCCCTCCGACAGATGCTGCTCTGGGCGGCTGTCGCTACTCCACCGACCGTGTGAATAGCCAATTGCTGAACTGCGCCATCCGCCGGTGCCGTTAAGTGCATCAAATGATCAGGTTGTTCAGCCTTTCTAACCCCCTGAGTCAGTGATGCTATCTATTGCGAACAGTGTGTAGCATGGCGCTGGTTGCCTCTGACGAAGAGGCACTAATGCGAGCGTAGACTAGAAAGTTGCGGCGAACTAAAGACACTTAGATCAAAATGCTATCACGCCATTTTCTGTTAAGTATTAGTTGGAGGCTACCCTGCTTGCGCCTCTTGGAAAGGAAAGCATTATTGACGTCAATTTTGCGATTCGCGTCTATGAAGAATTCTTGACGCCAGAGAAATTCTGTAAGTTTTTCGC belongs to Pseudomonas sp. B21-028 and includes:
- a CDS encoding DUF2188 domain-containing protein; its protein translation is MDNYHLSPSADGWELKKAGAERASKKAATKQELMSALTDFFDGKTASVKIHKSDGSIEEERTYPRSADPRRSKG
- a CDS encoding methyl-accepting chemotaxis protein, which encodes MQSWKIRTHLLLLTSSLLFGLLCVGGLGLFGMQSAVRSLETVYLDRVVPLRDLKKIADLYAVDIVDATHKTRNGTFTKAESLTRIEQAQREIDQTWQAYKSTELIPAETHLIAQIEPLMDASRGPLQNLQSMLRQNDDAGIARFATDQLYPLIDPLSAKFSELIEVQLVEAKSQFDQQQIAYTFYLKLSLLILVLALATGAAYGLYFSRLLSRQLGAEPTELAAISSNIAQGKLASTQLDQQQPSTGVLHSVQAMRHSLREVIGKIGHASEQIEGTTLQLSASSEQGMSSAALQSETASSMAATVEQLSVSITHIADNAKQAQSTTQKAGQITDDGMAVMHESIQEMGYIADLVAQSSSDIDQLAIQSSDISLIVGVIRGIAEQTNLLALNAAIEAARAGEQGRGFAVVADEVRGLAARTAQSTTEIVTLVSAIQNGMSKAKESMAAGSERVTHGQKLVESAGESMSRIKSALDESLAAVSFISLSLQEQRAASEQVACNVEKMAQSVEENAAAQGGIVRTTQELKAMSNGLEVILRRFSV
- a CDS encoding DNA methylase, which translates into the protein MTPISTADLGIETDNPSGHGVYRWLLASFLIGKRIRSSVAIEAYRNLVDRYGLDTPAKLARCPHRDLVRLLGQAGYARYDESTARRLHELGVGLDTELESRMNALQSGSMEVAEFEQWLLSFNGIGPKTLEIFKRGVVLGDK
- a CDS encoding methionine gamma-lyase; the encoded protein is MNNKNNELGFSTRAIHHGYKPLDNNGALIPPIYLTSTFAFPTAEYGAGCFAGEESGHFYTRISNPTLALLESRMAALENGEAAVAFSSGMGAIAATFWTLLRPGDEIILNRTLYGCTFALLHHGIGEFGVKVRHVDMSNLAELRDAISPSTRMIYFESPANPNMQLVDICAVAKIAHHHRNVTLVVDNTYCTPYLQRPLEMGADVVVHSATKYLSGHGDITAGIVVTSHPLADRIRLQGLKDLTGAVMSPQDAFLLMRGLKTLSLRMERHCSNAQVIAEYLHAHPAVEWVTYPGLPSFAQYDLASRQMKLPGGMIAFELKGGLTTGRRFMNALELFARAVSLGDAESLAQHPASMTHSTYTPEERAHHGISEGLVRLSVGLEDIADLLADITQALDACAQGG
- a CDS encoding S41 family peptidase translates to MDVVKGFLTVVLSVGVVGSVFADESPKDGLVDMTVRDLSAVHQLIVSSHPGAIDQENKGFTDWVERGYREAKQLAQRVSSERDAQAVRGFYISGFKDGHVGVYPSSKGKSSWAGYVLDRRGEDFVVSRIAKEWPVPLPPIDSRVISCDGKPVREILADEISPYVDRRLDLKSTWNYLAKHLTVDDADYPVLARKRASHCLVVLPNGVQQNFTLSWQEDRGQLNNLLAQPQPPQVLRNLGGGRYWVHASNFAPSAAENTSLEKMLGALKHIDDAKLVVLDTRGNRGGNSLVGARILSALLGEPFVENLDQSSRSYAMWRVSPLALATLNNALASMENGYEKNSDTYKFVSGMRESMSAALVERKDWLRQPETPSLDQDRSKDSNPKTFKGQLVLVTDSFCASACLDFADAVLAVPGAIHFGLPTSGDTLYIDIGSQVLPSGARFWLPLKVWRDRVRGNNQGYEPRYVFDGDINDTPAVQEWVLGYF
- a CDS encoding Lrp/AsnC family transcriptional regulator, translating into MPGELDRTDKALLAALQGNARLTIAELAEHVALTTSPCWRRVKILEENAVITGYQAILSPKALGYGVTAFVSVMMESHSQEMARSFEQRLLEIPEIVACHNVSGRYDFLLEVVAKDLESFGEFAREVLQTLPAVKEIYSSFSFKSVKPSRVIPVLG
- the dapA gene encoding 4-hydroxy-tetrahydrodipicolinate synthase; the protein is MSNFRGIWVALATPFHSGHVDFDALEGLVKTLLSEGVRGLVVCGTTGEAAAMNKDEQLEVLDAVLQIARPDQVIMGLSANNLQEVQAFQQKIQSRDIAGILVPAPYYIRPSQQGIESFFQTVADASSVPVVLYDIPYRTGVRIERETLRRIVRHPKIAAVKDCSGDVETTMALIEDGNAEILTGEDIQIFTNLALGGAGAISASAHIRPNLYVQMMQEMDRGDVICARATFYRLLPWIKMAFAEPNPAVIKAALSVHGLINNELREPMQTCSSTTMERLRSVLSDLTCQSA